A single window of Sphingobacterium sp. ML3W DNA harbors:
- a CDS encoding IS4 family transposase: MVNLNVFSQILSLIDRELFKVLVAKHKSDKHCKGINSWTHLASMLFCHFSSADSVRDISNGLRSTTGNLNHLGVGRAPSKSNISYINKHRTHELFKDLYFSLLDKLWQKDTHLRKDLTQLKRKVYLMDASIIPLCLSVFDWAKFRSTKGAVKLHTVLDYDGCLPVFMQITDGKVHESQRAGSYSFSKGSVVVVDRGYVDYNWLGDLDSRGCYFVTRSKTNMKYNVIKSYQSEALLEKGIIKDEIIELSGPSADRYNSKPLRLIHFWDSSTDNQYHFLTNNIQWKASLVANIYKQRWQIEIFFKHLKQRLKISSFVGTSENAVMIQIWTSLIGILLLKYLQKKAKYDWNLSNLVGFIRMNIFVKINIWQWIDDPFIRPPVKGKNGQLQIFSD; encoded by the coding sequence ATGGTAAATTTAAACGTTTTTAGTCAGATTTTATCACTTATCGACCGCGAATTATTCAAGGTTTTGGTTGCTAAGCACAAGAGTGACAAACATTGTAAAGGGATCAACAGCTGGACGCATCTTGCTAGCATGTTGTTTTGCCATTTTTCTTCTGCAGATTCAGTTCGTGATATCAGTAATGGCTTACGTAGTACGACTGGTAATTTGAACCATTTAGGTGTTGGTAGAGCACCCAGCAAGTCCAATATTTCCTATATCAACAAGCACCGCACCCATGAACTCTTTAAAGATCTGTACTTTTCGCTATTAGATAAGCTATGGCAAAAGGATACCCATTTGCGCAAAGATCTAACGCAATTAAAGCGCAAGGTTTATCTGATGGATGCCAGTATCATCCCTTTATGTTTATCTGTATTTGACTGGGCTAAATTTAGAAGCACCAAAGGTGCTGTAAAACTGCACACTGTGCTGGATTATGATGGATGTCTTCCTGTTTTCATGCAGATTACAGACGGGAAAGTTCATGAAAGCCAGCGTGCGGGTAGCTATAGTTTTTCCAAAGGAAGCGTTGTAGTGGTGGATAGAGGTTATGTGGATTACAACTGGCTCGGGGATTTGGACAGCAGAGGTTGTTATTTTGTTACCAGGAGTAAAACTAACATGAAGTACAACGTTATCAAGTCATACCAGAGTGAAGCACTCCTTGAAAAGGGAATCATTAAAGATGAGATCATTGAGCTTTCTGGTCCATCAGCAGATAGATACAACTCTAAACCATTACGCTTGATTCACTTTTGGGACAGCAGCACAGACAACCAGTACCACTTTCTGACAAATAATATCCAATGGAAGGCATCACTAGTAGCTAACATTTATAAACAGCGATGGCAGATCGAGATTTTCTTCAAGCATCTGAAGCAACGCTTAAAAATATCATCTTTTGTGGGTACTTCTGAAAATGCGGTCATGATCCAAATATGGACTTCGTTGATTGGAATATTACTGCTCAAATACCTTCAGAAGAAGGCTAAATACGATTGGAATCTGTCTAACTTGGTCGGGTTTATCAGGATGAATATATTCGTGAAAATAAATATATGGCAATGGATAGATGATCCTTTTATCAGGCCACCAGTTAAGGGTAAAAATGGACAGCTACAGATATTCTCAGACTAA
- a CDS encoding IS3 family transposase — translation MSLLVNYFFGILKLELFYTKKYTSIDELKEDIEDYNNKRIKLK, via the coding sequence ATGAGTTTGCTTGTAAATTATTTCTTCGGCATATTAAAGTTAGAATTGTTCTACACTAAAAAATATACTTCGATAGATGAGCTTAAAGAGGACATTGAAGATTACAATAATAAGAGAATAAAACTCAAATAA
- a CDS encoding GNAT family N-acetyltransferase: MDIFIETDRLVLRELDYSDENDLFEMDSDPEVHLYIENSPVKSIVEIRKVIEMLKQQYVENGISRWGVVEQITNECIGWAGLKYFREPLNNHVNFYELGYRFKRKHWGKGFATEASTAILNYGFKNLNADKIYAITDPKNVNSKKVLTKLGFDLQETFDYEGNLTDWFELKRASWENKS, from the coding sequence ATGGATATATTTATAGAAACAGATCGCTTAGTTTTAAGAGAATTAGACTATTCTGACGAAAATGATTTGTTTGAAATGGACTCTGACCCCGAAGTTCATTTATATATTGAAAATAGTCCCGTTAAATCTATTGTCGAAATAAGGAAAGTGATTGAAATGCTAAAACAGCAATATGTGGAAAATGGGATTTCTCGTTGGGGTGTTGTTGAACAAATAACTAACGAATGTATTGGTTGGGCTGGGCTAAAATATTTTAGAGAACCCTTGAATAACCACGTTAATTTCTATGAGCTTGGTTATAGGTTTAAAAGAAAACATTGGGGCAAAGGTTTTGCGACCGAAGCGTCAACCGCAATACTGAATTATGGGTTTAAAAACCTCAATGCTGATAAAATTTATGCAATAACCGACCCGAAAAATGTAAATTCAAAAAAGGTGTTAACGAAATTAGGCTTTGACTTGCAAGAAACTTTTGATTATGAAGGCAACCTGACAGATTGGTTTGAATTGAAAAGAGCTAGTTGGGAGAATAAAAGTTAA
- a CDS encoding substrate-binding domain-containing protein, which yields MKKVISIIAIAFMTSSAMAQSDTLYVYGPGGPLSPMKECAQLFAIKTGIPVKVVGGPESKWLAMAEQNADLIFGGSEYMLTQFDQQHQGLIDSKDRISLYQRRAAILVRPGNPKQIKSIADLAKPGIQILDVNGAGQLGLWEDIVGKQNLIAKIQSHIGQSFANTGLGIEAWKKDSSFDAWITYASWHENLKNETEIVELSSELQTYRGTPIAPTLKGAHQTQALSFMKFLQSDPAHKVFKKWGWQ from the coding sequence ATGAAAAAAGTAATATCGATTATAGCCATAGCTTTTATGACCAGCTCAGCTATGGCTCAGTCAGACACATTGTATGTATACGGACCAGGAGGACCATTGTCTCCCATGAAGGAATGTGCGCAATTGTTCGCAATTAAAACCGGGATTCCGGTGAAAGTTGTGGGTGGGCCGGAAAGTAAGTGGCTGGCGATGGCAGAGCAGAATGCAGATCTGATATTCGGCGGATCCGAATACATGTTGACCCAATTCGATCAACAGCATCAGGGATTAATTGATTCCAAAGACCGTATATCGCTTTATCAAAGACGCGCTGCAATTTTGGTCAGACCAGGCAATCCCAAGCAAATAAAAAGTATAGCGGATCTGGCAAAACCTGGAATCCAAATCCTTGATGTGAACGGTGCCGGTCAATTGGGGTTGTGGGAAGATATAGTAGGCAAACAAAATCTCATTGCAAAAATTCAATCCCATATCGGACAGTCCTTTGCCAATACAGGGCTTGGCATCGAAGCTTGGAAAAAAGATTCTTCTTTTGATGCATGGATTACTTACGCGTCCTGGCATGAGAACCTCAAGAATGAAACTGAAATAGTTGAATTGTCATCGGAACTCCAGACCTATAGGGGAACGCCTATAGCACCGACCTTAAAGGGCGCTCATCAAACACAGGCGTTATCATTCATGAAGTTTCTTCAAAGTGATCCTGCGCACAAGGTTTTTAAAAAATGGGGTTGGCAATAG
- a CDS encoding right-handed parallel beta-helix repeat-containing protein, with translation MNNQFLVKSTMAELRALTSSEISDLVNDIYDGVILLGYYERGDTPAPILYYKSSTSKVDDSGSVIVVNNFKLEHKFSDKVNVSYFGARGNGISDDTVPIQKAVNLGKDIEFLKNKNYKVTACAMGRPITATGYLVGEGGVALSSNTIVYGNNAKITAFADYNQPAYNIFRIENIENVIVKDLELIGDRNSHTGTLGEWGYGIAVLGSRNILLNNVVSKNMWGDGVNIQMLNANQAGVTQDTHCSNVTLENCIFSNNRRQGLSIEDGSTIRVSGCTFDKSNGKAPQCGIDIEPIVAGRAFVDGVTIEDCMFSDNENSGILMESLNGPISNVTIQNCFFHHKKAKISNAVYIGINTSRNNLNTKILGNTFDKSLDRSLYITGGMYMAISGNYIAKEFIVNSTDTNLPEFYTDNLVIDNNTLLSGLTLESGVRKVTISNNKIESPIRPNTSSIGIFNKSQRLIANNNEFNNCETGIHSYNTTTTSAIINENIFKNINIGVVAQLNSKIISNQFINTGINKTSGYGECISLELGCHNLYISNNHSLLDQSEATKVIQSSSFSGVTFIGFKYNNSQYNYHCFIGYNVIANFPVDLSKTNVSLLPEAISGNLSRRQILFKDEKGVIVTSSSALSPQGTKVGDFIRGSDNKVFTVITAPVFSGIGDNFTVVTQAVLRELTNTV, from the coding sequence ATGAATAATCAATTTCTTGTTAAAAGTACTATGGCAGAGCTGCGAGCTTTGACATCATCTGAAATTTCGGATCTTGTAAATGATATCTATGATGGAGTGATTTTATTAGGTTATTATGAACGTGGTGATACGCCTGCACCAATATTATATTATAAAAGTTCAACTTCCAAAGTTGATGATAGTGGTAGTGTAATTGTAGTAAATAACTTTAAGTTGGAACATAAATTTTCTGATAAAGTTAATGTATCTTATTTCGGTGCAAGAGGAAATGGCATCAGTGACGATACGGTCCCTATTCAGAAGGCAGTGAATTTAGGTAAAGATATCGAATTCTTGAAAAATAAAAATTATAAGGTAACAGCCTGTGCAATGGGTAGGCCAATAACTGCAACTGGTTATTTAGTAGGTGAGGGTGGTGTTGCACTATCATCTAATACAATTGTTTATGGTAATAATGCAAAAATTACAGCATTTGCTGATTATAATCAGCCGGCTTACAATATTTTTCGAATTGAAAATATAGAAAATGTGATTGTTAAGGATCTGGAGTTAATTGGTGATAGAAATTCGCACACAGGAACGCTTGGTGAATGGGGTTATGGAATCGCAGTTTTAGGTTCAAGAAATATATTGTTAAACAATGTAGTTTCAAAAAACATGTGGGGTGATGGAGTTAACATACAGATGCTTAACGCAAATCAAGCAGGAGTTACTCAAGACACACATTGTAGCAATGTGACTTTAGAAAATTGTATTTTCAGCAATAACCGACGTCAGGGTTTATCCATTGAGGACGGGTCAACCATTAGAGTTTCAGGTTGCACTTTCGATAAATCAAATGGAAAAGCACCACAGTGTGGGATTGATATTGAACCCATTGTTGCGGGACGCGCATTTGTCGACGGAGTCACCATAGAAGATTGTATGTTTTCAGATAATGAAAATTCTGGAATTTTGATGGAATCCTTAAATGGCCCCATTTCAAATGTTACCATTCAAAACTGCTTTTTTCATCATAAAAAAGCAAAAATTTCAAATGCAGTTTATATTGGTATAAATACTTCAAGAAATAATTTGAACACAAAGATTCTTGGAAATACTTTTGATAAGAGTTTAGATCGGAGTCTTTATATTACAGGAGGTATGTATATGGCAATAAGTGGTAATTATATCGCAAAAGAATTTATCGTAAACAGTACTGACACAAATTTACCTGAATTTTATACGGATAATCTAGTTATTGATAATAATACCCTATTATCAGGACTGACTTTAGAGTCGGGTGTTAGAAAGGTTACCATATCCAATAATAAGATTGAGAGCCCCATCCGACCAAATACTTCTTCTATAGGTATTTTTAATAAATCCCAACGACTGATTGCAAATAATAATGAATTTAATAATTGTGAGACTGGTATACATTCTTATAATACAACTACAACTTCAGCAATCATCAATGAAAACATTTTTAAAAATATTAATATAGGTGTAGTGGCACAACTGAATTCAAAAATAATAAGTAATCAGTTCATTAATACTGGGATTAATAAGACATCTGGGTATGGAGAGTGCATTTCATTAGAACTAGGTTGTCATAATCTTTATATCAGTAACAATCATTCTCTATTGGATCAGAGTGAGGCAACGAAAGTAATCCAAAGTTCAAGTTTTTCAGGAGTGACATTTATTGGCTTCAAATACAATAATAGCCAGTATAATTACCATTGTTTTATTGGGTATAATGTTATTGCCAATTTCCCTGTGGACCTATCCAAAACCAATGTTTCTCTATTACCAGAGGCAATTTCAGGAAATTTATCTAGGCGACAAATCCTGTTCAAGGATGAAAAAGGTGTTATTGTAACTAGTTCGAGTGCTTTATCTCCACAAGGGACAAAAGTTGGGGATTTCATTAGAGGTTCAGATAATAAGGTTTTTACTGTAATTACAGCACCTGTATTTTCAGGTATTGGAGATAATTTTACTGTTGTTACACAAGCAGTACTAAGAGAGTTAACGAATACAGTTTAA
- a CDS encoding LysR family transcriptional regulator has protein sequence MVFYTVVKRLNFTKAAAEFFISQPAVTN, from the coding sequence ATGGTATTCTACACCGTTGTCAAAAGGTTGAACTTTACTAAAGCGGCAGCTGAGTTTTTTATTAGCCAGCCCGCTGTGACCAATTAG
- a CDS encoding M20 aminoacylase family protein, translated as MNTTILECTKVLHNEMKEWMEHLHQSPELAMQEAETSKFIAEKVKYFGFDVVEGVGKTGIVASMTVGDGGKSIGLRADFDALPIQEVNDLQYKSKVEGKAHLCGHDGHTAMLLGAAKYLSETMNFNGTVRLIFQPGEETMEGGPAMIKDGLFERFPVDAVYGMHNMPGLEIGKFYFYDGEMMAAVDNWEIEIIGKGSHGSMPELGIDPIVCGSSLVMVMVMALQTIVSRNVSPWQNSVISVGAFISGNAGNVVPQNAILRLSIRNMDSKLREMVLNKVCSITKSQAEAFNCHYEIREGILGAVLVNTPENTQWAANVARDIFGEGKVVYPGNPYMGSEDFAFMLQKKPGSYCMLGNGDTFMVHHPNYVFNQDILPLGAAYWVGLTEEYLK; from the coding sequence ATGAATACAACCATATTAGAGTGCACTAAGGTTCTTCACAATGAAATGAAGGAGTGGATGGAGCATTTACATCAGTCCCCAGAATTAGCCATGCAGGAGGCTGAAACGTCAAAGTTTATTGCCGAGAAAGTAAAATATTTTGGTTTTGATGTAGTGGAAGGTGTCGGGAAAACAGGCATCGTAGCATCCATGACAGTTGGGGATGGAGGGAAATCTATTGGATTGCGAGCTGATTTTGATGCACTTCCTATTCAGGAAGTAAATGATCTTCAGTATAAAAGTAAAGTGGAAGGTAAAGCACATCTTTGCGGGCATGACGGACATACAGCCATGTTGTTGGGTGCCGCAAAATATTTATCAGAAACTATGAATTTCAATGGGACTGTCCGACTCATTTTCCAGCCTGGCGAAGAAACAATGGAAGGGGGTCCTGCGATGATAAAGGATGGCTTGTTTGAAAGATTCCCTGTAGATGCAGTTTACGGAATGCACAATATGCCCGGATTGGAAATAGGCAAGTTTTATTTTTACGATGGTGAGATGATGGCTGCAGTAGATAATTGGGAAATTGAGATCATTGGTAAGGGAAGCCATGGTTCCATGCCAGAATTAGGAATAGATCCTATTGTGTGCGGATCGTCATTGGTAATGGTAATGGTAATGGCTTTGCAAACCATTGTGTCTAGAAATGTATCTCCTTGGCAAAATTCAGTGATTTCGGTTGGCGCTTTTATTTCAGGGAATGCGGGTAATGTTGTTCCACAAAATGCTATACTTCGATTAAGTATTCGGAATATGGATTCTAAGTTACGCGAAATGGTTTTAAATAAAGTTTGTTCCATTACGAAATCACAAGCCGAAGCATTTAACTGTCATTACGAAATAAGGGAGGGTATTCTAGGGGCGGTACTTGTTAATACTCCTGAAAATACGCAATGGGCTGCAAATGTAGCTCGTGACATTTTTGGAGAAGGAAAAGTTGTGTATCCAGGAAATCCTTATATGGGAAGTGAAGATTTTGCTTTTATGCTTCAGAAGAAACCAGGTAGCTATTGTATGCTTGGCAATGGTGATACATTTATGGTTCATCATCCGAATTATGTTTTTAATCAAGATATTTTACCTCTTGGTGCAGCTTATTGGGTAGGGCTGACAGAGGAATATTTAAAGTAG
- a CDS encoding amino acid racemase, which translates to MINEKIAVIGGLGTLSGADVLFKLLKNPKVLKNQKEYEFIFEQQPYSQINSPLYHEDDIKSRKFYSYNLCKSFESKSVSKILLPCFASHTFFEELQKEISIPIVNIFDALSLYLKSSFEKNVKIGILTSDYVKENHILKRYFQGYDLFFPTDQEHMMEAVYGENGIKKGYFDGIPLEYVYTACSELMDKGCEVIVPCVSELSLVTEQLWKRGVPILDVNQIYVDYALGNFTKDVLKPFKLGIVGGVGPSATVDFMNKIIINTAAKRDQDHIKMIIEQNPQIPDRTAHLIRKETDPTIAMFSICKKLEAAGVDAIAIPCNTAHAFVKSIQEHLTVPIINMLTVTVEYINRNFGSNTKVGLLATSGTVQSNVYLDVLSEFGFEVIIPDEEHQKYVMESIYGERGVKANFTAGICKDNILKAVDFIIRKGADVIILGCTELPLMFPDESEIVNEDKIIPLVDPTLVLAKKIVNLSKV; encoded by the coding sequence ATGATAAACGAAAAAATTGCTGTAATTGGAGGGCTCGGAACGTTGTCTGGTGCAGACGTCCTATTTAAGCTTCTTAAGAATCCAAAAGTGCTTAAAAACCAAAAGGAATATGAATTTATTTTTGAACAACAACCTTATAGTCAGATAAATTCACCTCTATATCATGAGGACGATATTAAATCTAGGAAGTTTTATTCTTACAATTTATGTAAAAGTTTTGAGAGCAAATCAGTAAGTAAAATATTATTGCCATGTTTTGCCAGCCATACTTTTTTTGAAGAACTTCAAAAGGAAATTTCTATTCCAATTGTTAATATCTTTGATGCACTTTCACTGTATCTAAAATCTTCATTTGAAAAGAATGTTAAGATTGGTATTCTTACCTCTGATTATGTAAAAGAGAATCATATTCTTAAACGTTATTTCCAAGGATACGATTTGTTTTTTCCAACTGACCAGGAGCATATGATGGAAGCTGTTTATGGGGAAAATGGTATAAAGAAAGGATATTTCGATGGAATACCATTGGAATATGTTTATACAGCTTGTTCCGAGCTGATGGATAAGGGGTGTGAAGTTATTGTACCTTGTGTTTCCGAGCTTTCACTCGTTACGGAACAACTTTGGAAAAGAGGTGTCCCTATACTTGATGTTAACCAAATTTATGTAGATTATGCATTGGGAAATTTTACTAAGGATGTTTTAAAGCCCTTTAAGTTAGGTATTGTAGGAGGTGTTGGTCCTTCTGCGACGGTGGATTTTATGAATAAAATTATTATTAATACTGCAGCAAAGAGAGATCAAGATCATATTAAGATGATCATTGAACAAAATCCACAAATACCTGACCGCACAGCACATTTGATTCGAAAAGAGACAGATCCAACAATAGCTATGTTTTCTATTTGTAAGAAGTTAGAAGCTGCAGGTGTAGATGCAATTGCTATTCCTTGTAATACAGCACATGCATTTGTTAAGAGCATACAGGAGCATTTAACAGTTCCTATCATCAATATGCTTACCGTTACAGTTGAGTATATTAACAGGAATTTCGGATCAAATACGAAAGTAGGTCTTCTTGCAACAAGTGGTACAGTCCAGAGTAATGTATATTTAGATGTACTAAGTGAATTTGGTTTTGAAGTCATTATTCCGGATGAAGAACATCAAAAGTATGTAATGGAGAGTATCTATGGAGAACGGGGTGTAAAAGCTAATTTTACTGCTGGTATTTGTAAAGATAATATACTAAAAGCTGTAGATTTCATTATTCGAAAAGGAGCTGATGTTATTATATTAGGTTGTACAGAACTTCCGTTAATGTTTCCAGATGAATCGGAAATTGTTAATGAAGATAAAATCATACCTTTAGTCGATCCGACACTTGTGCTAGCAAAAAAAATCGTGAATTTATCTAAAGTTTAG
- a CDS encoding fimbrillin family protein → MIKRKGARSSFFVALIMILTIFSNCSNKEELAVSPDGNQVKLVVQVAGIADGEAIATTKMKATNSISQNATVPQQIKFKDYKGVVNSTEASMHDTQQLVLNNIGTNSNLSVARSAKRAGVMVNGIKYRILLYKKSDGSFVNSVEATAGQSLEIEVTLGEQYQWYAYSYNTEASIAAPTSTATPTVETPIDKELLYASGDVTVSAVSTALPITFAHKLAQVLVEVNTEQLGGNIATIDASFISDSYFNKGTFNLKSGSTSAIESYTTGPLVFTDLVAGSSSIKVARFYTADPANLSQFSVKINALTFRQTAGGIVELVNPLTPATIAFGPYTPALGKVLRGELRLSKPLSPLKIVHAGQIYFGTSGGMLASYNLLKDWRNFGIATTSLVKTDGFEHVNLLNAGALATNLNAAEKPDIVILASDDRYANAADYTALLTYLQEGGVVLLMMEPRLFDQPYLQSFFNGVFNNSPIVLNEVYTDGDVHQLSSTNDEILNGVFGDVRGKYWGSSTQFALGLTGIPAGAVTSYSTGAPVNSTVVVPGVTMFKHNSLNLFWVSDISFLGNDLQSGTPSVNYYPFATNAQNFPVIRPFGMAGNGHTAGSMAVNNSIVFANLMAWAIERATLNGINTP, encoded by the coding sequence ATGATAAAAAGAAAAGGAGCAAGGTCCTCTTTTTTTGTAGCGCTGATCATGATTTTGACCATTTTTTCAAACTGTTCCAATAAAGAAGAGTTAGCGGTTTCACCTGATGGGAATCAAGTAAAATTGGTTGTCCAAGTAGCAGGTATTGCTGATGGTGAAGCCATCGCAACGACAAAAATGAAAGCGACAAACAGTATTAGTCAAAACGCTACTGTTCCACAGCAGATAAAATTTAAAGATTACAAAGGCGTTGTCAATTCGACTGAAGCATCGATGCATGATACCCAGCAATTGGTGTTAAATAATATCGGGACCAATAGCAATCTGAGTGTCGCTAGAAGTGCTAAGCGTGCCGGAGTTATGGTCAACGGTATTAAGTATCGTATCTTACTGTATAAAAAGTCTGACGGATCTTTCGTTAATTCTGTGGAGGCTACAGCAGGTCAAAGTCTTGAAATTGAAGTTACTCTCGGAGAACAGTACCAGTGGTACGCCTATTCCTACAATACCGAAGCAAGTATTGCAGCACCAACCAGTACAGCAACTCCAACAGTGGAAACCCCTATTGATAAGGAACTATTATATGCTTCCGGAGATGTCACTGTGAGTGCTGTAAGTACCGCGCTTCCTATCACTTTTGCACATAAACTCGCACAGGTTTTAGTAGAAGTCAATACCGAGCAATTGGGCGGTAATATTGCGACAATAGATGCCAGTTTTATTTCAGATAGCTATTTCAACAAAGGGACATTTAATCTTAAGAGTGGTTCAACAAGTGCTATTGAGTCTTACACGACCGGTCCTTTGGTATTCACTGACCTTGTAGCAGGATCCAGTAGTATCAAGGTTGCGCGGTTTTATACGGCAGATCCAGCTAATTTGAGCCAATTTTCGGTCAAAATCAACGCTTTGACTTTCCGACAAACCGCTGGTGGTATTGTTGAGTTAGTTAATCCATTGACCCCTGCTACTATCGCATTTGGACCATATACGCCAGCATTAGGAAAAGTATTGCGAGGAGAACTTAGGTTAAGTAAACCGCTTTCACCCCTAAAAATAGTTCATGCGGGTCAAATATACTTTGGTACTTCTGGTGGGATGCTTGCATCTTATAATTTATTGAAGGATTGGCGTAATTTTGGAATTGCAACAACAAGTCTAGTGAAAACCGATGGGTTTGAACATGTCAATTTGCTGAACGCAGGAGCACTTGCAACGAATTTGAATGCAGCTGAAAAACCTGATATCGTTATACTTGCTTCTGATGATAGATATGCAAATGCGGCTGACTATACCGCATTATTGACTTATTTACAAGAGGGTGGAGTTGTACTTTTAATGATGGAACCAAGATTATTTGATCAGCCATATTTGCAAAGTTTTTTTAATGGAGTTTTCAATAATTCACCTATTGTTCTAAACGAAGTTTATACGGATGGAGATGTTCATCAATTGTCCAGTACTAATGACGAAATTTTGAATGGCGTATTTGGAGATGTAAGAGGTAAGTATTGGGGGTCAAGTACGCAATTTGCGCTGGGTTTAACAGGTATTCCAGCTGGTGCTGTTACGAGCTATTCAACAGGTGCACCAGTCAATAGTACAGTTGTGGTACCTGGGGTAACCATGTTCAAGCATAATAGCCTGAATCTTTTTTGGGTAAGCGATATAAGTTTTCTAGGGAATGACTTACAAAGTGGAACTCCCAGCGTAAATTACTATCCTTTTGCAACGAATGCACAAAATTTCCCGGTAATAAGACCTTTCGGTATGGCTGGGAATGGACATACAGCAGGGAGTATGGCTGTTAATAATTCGATTGTTTTTGCCAATTTAATGGCTTGGGCGATAGAAAGAGCTACCTTAAATGGAATCAATACACCTTAA
- a CDS encoding nuclear transport factor 2 family protein: MKTLAKTFTAAALIAVSTFTVAAGKPVVSNTKNAVVNLSTADLAIDHYVAVMTAGLSAGVEQLFAADFNQKIKASDDKTNSRSEVISFLKRQRGEQLNCKTSTTILEESSDYMVAKVTKQFEGFTKTDLVTLVNDGETWKVTQSINTYK, encoded by the coding sequence ATGAAAACTTTAGCAAAAACATTCACAGCAGCAGCCTTGATTGCAGTATCTACCTTCACTGTGGCAGCAGGCAAACCAGTAGTAAGCAATACAAAAAATGCAGTAGTCAATCTATCTACAGCAGACCTCGCCATCGACCATTATGTTGCCGTAATGACAGCAGGGCTGTCAGCAGGAGTAGAGCAATTGTTCGCAGCAGATTTTAATCAAAAAATAAAGGCGTCGGACGATAAGACAAATAGCCGTTCAGAAGTTATTTCATTCTTGAAAAGACAAAGAGGAGAGCAGTTGAACTGTAAAACGAGTACAACCATATTAGAGGAGTCCAGCGATTATATGGTGGCTAAAGTGACTAAACAATTTGAAGGATTTACTAAAACCGATCTTGTGACCTTAGTCAATGACGGCGAAACGTGGAAAGTAACGCAATCGATCAATACCTATAAGTAA